In Mercurialis annua linkage group LG5, ddMerAnnu1.2, whole genome shotgun sequence, a single genomic region encodes these proteins:
- the LOC126681666 gene encoding flavonol sulfotransferase-like, with the protein MASDSNQISHLKATLHISFNPPPMAPTSLPAPATETDQEHITALKNVNEIISTLPKSQGWWFDYLFQYKGFWLSTNYAIKGHMLLEDHRFIFKPDDIILSTFPKCGTTWLRALLFATVSRNDYDFSNHPLLTRNPQDSVPFLEAFVCTNPSVLENLPSPRLISTHLPFSFFPESLTTASGYGKFVYIGRNPKDVLVSKWHFAQKLRPKELPPFSFEEAFEMFCNGVSHYGPYWDHVLSYWRASLEAPEKVLFLKYEDMKKEPVVHVKRLAEFTGKPFSVEEEDNGVVEEIIKLCSFETLSNLEVNKGSRKINENFVIKHSDFFRKGETGDWKNHLTPEMAARIDRITEEKLQGSGLTFD; encoded by the coding sequence atGGCCAGCGACTCGAACCAAATTTCACACCTCAAAGCAACTCTTCATATTTCTTTCAATCCTCCTCCCATGGCACCAACTTCACTCCCGGCTCCGGCGACCGAAACAGACCAAGAACACATCACTGCTTTGAAAAACGTCAATGAAATAATCTCAACTCTTCCTAAATCACAAGGCTGGTGGTTTGATTATCTCTTCCAATACAAAGGCTTCTGGTTATCAACGAACTATGCAATAAAAGGTCACATGTTGCTTGAAGATCATCGCTTCATCTTCAAACCTGATGATATTATCCTGTCAACTTTTCCAAAATGTGGCACCACATGGCTTCGAGCTTTACTATTCGCCACCGTTAGTCGAAATGATTACGATTTTTCAAACCACCCTTTGCTTACAAGAAACCCTCAAGATTCTGTTCCTTTTCTAGAGGCATTCGTATGTACGAATCCGTCGGTTCTTGAAAACCTTCCTTCGCCGAGGTTGATCTCGACTCACCtccctttttctttctttccaGAGTCTCTGACCACAGCTTCTGGTTACGGCAAGTTTGTTTACATTGGCCGTAACCCTAAAGATGTCCTTGTGTCCAAATGGCATTTTGCTCAGAAGCTAAGACCTAAAGAACTGCCACCTTTTTCATTTGAAGAGGCTTTCGAGATGTTCTGCAATGGAGTTTCGCATTACGGGCCGTATTGGGATCATGTGCTGAGTTACTGGAGAGCGAGTTTAGAAGCGCCCGAGAAGGTCTTGTTCTTGAAGTATGAGGATATGAAAAAAGAACCGGTGGTGCATGTTAAGAGACTGGCTGAGTTCACAGGAAAGCCATTTTCAGTGGAGGAGGAAGATAATGGGGTTGTGGAAGAGATAATAAAGCTGTGTAGCTTTGAGACATTGAGCAATTTGGAAGTGAATAAAGGAAGTAGAAAGATCAATGAGAATTTCGTTATCAAACATTCTGATTTTTTCAGGAAAGGTGAAACTGgagattggaagaatcatttaACGCCTGAAATGGCAGCTCGTATCGATCGGATTACGGAGGAGAAACTTCAGGGCTCTGGTCTAACCTTTGATTGA